Part of the Lichenicola cladoniae genome is shown below.
CATGCTGCTGACCACGGTGCTGCTCTATTCCTATCTCCGTCGCGTCGCGCACTGGCCGGTCGCCGGCGCGCTGGTGATCGGCGGCCTGTTCCTCGCGGTCGATCTCGCCTTCTTCGCGGCCAACCTGCTGAAGATCGCCGAGGGTGGGTTCATCCCGCTGGTGCTGGGCGCGGTCGTGTTCCTCGTCATGACAAGCTGGCGGCGGGGAATCGCCGCACTCCGCACGGTCGCCTCGGAGAAGATCCTGGCGCCGGAGCTGTTCCTGCAGCAGATCGCCGACGGCCACGTCCCGCGCGTGCCGGGCACTGTCGTGTTCCTCACCCGGCTGCGCGACCCGATCCCGCCGGTCATGGTGGCGCATGTCGAGCAGTTCGGGGCGCTGCAGCAGAACGTCGTCACGCTGACCATCAAGTTCGAGGAGGTTCCACGGGTTCCGGTCGCCGAGCGGATCAGCCTGAAGCGTCACGAAGGCGGCGTGTGGCACGTGATCGCCCGCTACGGCTTCATCGAGATCCCGTCATTGCCGACGGCCCTTGCCGAAGCGAGCACGATGGGTTGCGCGATCGTGCCGCAGGAAGCGATCTTCATCGGGGCGCGCGACGAGGTGGTTGCCGACCGGACCGGCCGAGGAAACGGTCTGCCCGGCTGGCGCCGGATGCTGTTCGGCCTCATGTATCGCAATGCGGTCCATCTGGTGGACCGCTTCGACCTCCCCCCGGACCGTTACGTGCAGATCGGACGGCAGATCGCCCTCTAGAGCTGCCGCCACCCGCCTGAGGCAATACCGCCATGCCGGCGCGACCGATGCGCCGGGCTGACGGCGGAGTGCTGTTGCGATAGCCTGTTTGTCAGACCACCGTCGGCAGACGAGAAAGGAAGCCCATGGCCTACAAGGTAAACTACAATTTTCAGAAGGCAGAGCGCGACCGCGCCAAGCAGGCGAAGAAGGACGCAAAGATGCGCGAGAAGCAGGCCGGTCGCATTGGCGGCGAGTCGGACGAGCCGGTCGCCGGCGAAGCTTCGGAAGAGCCCCAGGATGACGCAGCGGCCGTGACGCCTGCCCCCACTCACGACTGATCGTTCCAGCCGGCAGGCGAATACGGGGTGGCAATCACCACCCCGTTTCGGTTTCTAGATCCGGCTCAGCTTTCCGCGTACGGATTCTTCGTGCCCCGCAGCTGCAGCCGGATCGGCGTTCCAGGCAGGGTGAAAGCCTCGCGCAGGCTGTTCACCAGGTAGCGCTGGTAATCCTCCGGCAGCAGTTCGGCCCGTGTGCCGAACACCACGAAGGTCGGTGGCCGCGCCTTTACCTGCGTCATGTAGCGCAGCTTCAGCCGGCGTCCTTCCACAAGCGGCGGCGTATGCCGCTCCAGAGCGCCCTCGAACCATCGGTTCAGCTCGCCCGTCGGGATGCGCTTGTTCCAGACTTCGTGCGCTGCACGGATGGTGGGCAGCAGCCGCTTGAGACCCGACCCGGTCAGTGCGGAGAACGAAACCACCGGGATCCCGCGCATCTGCGACAGCGAGAACTCGATCCGATCCGAGATCGCCTGCCGGGTCACGATCCGGTCCTCGACCGCATCCCACTTGTTCAGCGCCAGCACGCAGCCCCGGCCCTCGCGCTCGATCAGCCGCGCAATCTGCAAATCCTGATCGTGCACGCCGAGGGTCGCGTCGATCGTCAGCACCACGATCTCGGCCATCTTCAGGGCCTCAAGCGTGGCGGAGACGGACATCTTTTCCAGCACTTCCTCGACCCGGGCCTTGCGGCGCATGCCGGCGGTATCCACCAGCTCGATCGGACCGTGGTCATCGTTGAACTGCACCGCGACCGAATCGCGGGTCAGGCCCGGCTCCGGACCGGTGATCATCCGCTCCTCGCCGAGCAGCCGGTTGAGCAGCGTCGACTTGCCGGCATTCGGACGTCCGACGATCGCCAGCCTGAGCGGGCCGGGCGGACGCGGCGGCACGACGACCTCCTCGCCCTCGGTGTAGCTGCCATCCAGGGCCAGGCTGTCATCGTCGTCGTCGTCGAAGCTCTCGGCCTCGACCTCGGGCGGCAGCCGGTCGGCGATCTCGCCCATCAGGTCGGCCAGCCCCTCGCCATGCTCGGCCGAAACCGCGATCGGCGCCCCGAGCCCGAGGCTGTATGCTTCCAGAGCAGCGGCGGTGCCGGCACGGCCCTCCGCCTTGTTGGCCACCAGCATGACCGGCCGGCCCTGGCGCCGAAGCCAGTTGGCGAAGTGCGCATCGGCCGGGGTGATCCCCGCCCGTGCGTCGATGCAGAACAGCACCAGGTCGGCCTGCGCCACGGCAAGCTCGGACGAGGCGCGCATGCGTCCGTAGAGGCTGTCCGGCGGTGCCTCCTCGAGGCCGGCGGTATCGATCAGCCGCACGCGACGTCCGCGCAGCATCGCCTCCGCATCCTTGCGATCGCGCGTGACCCCGGGCGTATCGGACACGATCGCCGAGCGCCGGCCCGACAGGCGGTTGAACAAGGTCGATTTGCCGACATTCGGGCGACCGGCAATGACCACCACCGGCAACTGGCTGAAGGGGACCGAGGTGTCGACCGGGGGTGCCGACCTGCTGCCGCGCCTCATGTCCGTTCACTCTTCATGATCGGCTCAACCGTAAGCCGAAAGCGTTGCATCGTTGGACACGACCAGCATGCGGCCGGCGGCAGCGATGGGCGCGAGCCCGCTGCCGCTCGACGTATGGGTCATTTCCTGGATCTTTCCGGTGATCGCATCCACCGAGATCATGCCGTGTGCCGGCGAATCGCTGACACAGACCAGAAGCCCGTTGGCGAGCAGCGGGCCGCTCCAGCTGATCGCCTGCTTCTCGACCTTCGGCCGGCGGAAGCGCGGCAGCACGGACACCCAGCGGACATGGCCGTTGCTCTTGTCGAGGCAGGCGAGCTGCTGGTCCTGGGACAACACGAACAGCCAGTCCCCGGCCACCACGAGGCCGTCCTTGCCGCCAACGGTCCGTTCCCACAGCCGGCGCCCGGATCGAAGATCGACCGCGGTCAGCACCTGGCCGACGCTGATCACGTAGGCGGTGCCGTCGGAGATCACCGGAAGACCGTGCACCGACGAAAAATCGAGGATGGAGTTACGCCCGCCGGTCGAGCCGAGCGTATCGCTCCACAGTAGTTCACCCGTTTCGGCGCGCAGGGCAGCGACGTCGCCCGAGCCGAAGCCAGCCAGGACGGTGCCGGCGACGACGGCCGGCGCAGGCTGCCCGAACACGATCGTCTGCGAGGAACTCGCCTGGTACATCCAGAGCTGCTTGCCGTCGGCGATGTCGAGGGCGAACAGCTTCTCGTCGATCGTGCCAAAGAACATGCGGCCGTCGGAAACGGTGGGGGCGGAACGGCCGGGCGTGCCGAGGTTCACCCGCCACTTCACCTTGCCGGTCGCGGCGTCCAGCGCCAGCGATTCGGCGACGCCGTCCACTACATAGACCGTGCCGTTCGAGTAGGTCAGCCCGCCACCGATGTTGGAGGACCGGCTCTTCTTCGGCTTGGTGTCGGTGCGCCAGACCCGCGCCCCGCTGGCGAGGTCGAAAGCCCCGACGACGCCGCGCCCGTCCATTGCGAACACGTGCCCGTCCGCCACCACCGGCTCGGCGCTCATCACGCCGCGGTCGCCGACGCCGCTGCCGAGGCTGGCACTCCAGAGGCGCTTCATCCCGCCGATCTGGGCGTTGATCGCCTCGTGGGTCGGGGTCCGGCCAGGCTGTTGCCAGTCGGCGTTCGCCACCACGGCCGGCAGGGTGATCGGCGTGGTATCCGTCTGGTCGACGACCAGGCCGGCGCCGACGCTCAGAACGTCCTCGCGCCGTCCGGCCAGCACCGGCTTCTTTTCCTCGTCAAACATGCCGCATCCGGCCATCGGCAGGGCCAATGCGCCGAGGCCACCCAACAGCACGGCGCGGCGCCGGAGCGGCGTCGCCATGATCGCGGGGCTGCGATCGTCAGGGAGGCTGGCAGAGGGGGTGTTGTCGTGCTTGGTCATCATCCGCCGGTCTTCGATGTGTCGAGTGTGTCGAGAAGTCCGCTCGCGCGGGCTCGCAGGCTCTGCGAGGCACCACCATCCTGGCTCAGCGTCGTCAGCTTTCGCTTCGCGTCCGCCAGGTGGTTCAGCCGCAGGTCGATGAGCGCATCCGTCTCGAGCGCCAGGAGGTGCCACGGACTCTTCGGCGCAAGGATGTCGCGCAGGCGGGTTTTCAGGATCGATGCATCGCCGTCATCCGCACGATGCTGGACCCACAACAGATCGGCGAGCCCGCGCATATCGGGATCGGCTGCCTGGTCCTTCGAGACCTGATCCCACAGATCCAGGGCCTTGGCCGTGTTCTTGGCCTGCCAGCTCAAAGCCGCCATGCGCAGCCGTGCAAGCGTGGCGAATCCTGCCGGTCCCTTGGCCGCGACCCTGGCGAACTCATCGATCGCGCGGAGCTGTTCCGGGGTCGGCGGCGCGTTCGGGCCTGCAGCGGCCGCGGGTGCGGTGTCGGCGTCCTTCTGGGCAATGAAGTAGTCCTGCGCCACCGCGACGGCCATCGAGCGCTGTCGGTAGAGAAAGAACTCCCAGCCCCCGGTTCCAAGACCCACCACGACCAGAAGCGCCAGCCCGAACAGGGCCAGCCGCCGATTGCGCGCGCGGGCGTGCTCGGCACGAAGATCCTCGTCGACTTCGTTGAAGATGTCGTCGACCACGCTGGGCTGCACTCCTGGATAACCGGTGCCAGCACAACGGACGCGGATGCGTCCCGGCTGGCAACCGAAGGCGGCGGACCATAGCGGCGGGACCCTGCGCCGGCAAACACTGCCTTATTATGCAGCAATCCGACGCTCAGGATCGCACCGGGTTCTCGTCACGGATCAGGTTTCGGTAAGTCTTTGTTCATTCCTCGCAGGCAGACTCCTGCAGGATGAAGAGGCCCGCGCCCCCTATCCTGCTGTCGATGCTCTGCGGGTTCGCCCTGCCGTGCCTCGGCGGTTGCGTTTCCGCCACGGTGGCTCCGGTCGCGGTCGGGCTGGGCGGCGACATCGCGATCTTCCATCGGTCGCTGCCGGACACGCTCTTTTCAGCAATCACCGGGCGCGACTGCTCGGTGGTTCGGCTGGATCGTGGCGAGAGCTACTGCCGCCCGGTCGACCCGCCGGTGCCGCCGACCCCATACTGCACGCGCAGCCTAGCCGGGGTCGATTGCTGGGCCAGTCCGGAACGGATGCCCAACATCCCGATGCAGGTCGCCCAGGGCCCACACCAGCTGACCCCGGAACAGGACCGGAAGCGTCTCGCGCGTTGGCCTGCCTCGATCGGCGAGTAGCCGGATGGTGGCCCGATTACTTCTTGCCGGGCTTGCCTTGCAGCTTCGCACCCGCATCCCGCAGGGCACCCGTCAGGCTCGTGAAGTTGGCGGCGATCCGCTTCTGCACGCCGGCGCTGACCGACTGGATCGAATCGATGCGCGACCGGGCGTTGTTGCTGATCGACGTCTGCTCCGCGGTCGCTTCCTTGGACACGCACGCGTTGTAGCTTCGCGCCGCCTTCTCGTAGGCCGTCACCTGATCGACGCTGGCGTTGTAGCGCTCGATCGTCGAGGTATCGACCGCGGGTGCCGCCGGCTCCCGCCCGCAATTGCCCGGGCTCCAGGCGCCGGCTGCTGCTCCTGCCGTCGTCGATGCGACCGGGCGGACGGCTTTCGATGCGTGGCGGACCACGTGCTGCGACGTGGCGGCTTCGGGTCGTCCCAGGGCAGCCGCCGGGCCGACACCGCATATCACCACCACCAGCGCGATCCGTGCCTTTGTCATCCCGACCTCTCAATCCCGTGTTTTCCCCGGTATCCTGGCCCCTCTGCCGATCGTCAAGCGCCACCATCCGGAGGAAACACCATGTCCGCTGCAGTCGTAACGAAGGTCAGGCTGGGTGCCCTGACCAGCGCCGAGGCCGGATTGCGTCTGCGTGCCGGTGCGACCGTTCTGCTGCCGCTCGGGAGTCACGAGGACCAGGGTCCGCATGCGCCGATGGGCGACTACATGAGCGCCGAGCTGATATCCGAGCTGATCGCGCTGCGTGCCATCTCCGCAGGCCATGACACCGTCGTCGCGCCGCCGCTGCCATTCGGCGGACGCGACTTCTTCGGCAGCCGCCCGGGCGGCATCGCGCTCCGTCAGGCGAC
Proteins encoded:
- the der gene encoding ribosome biogenesis GTPase Der is translated as MRRGSRSAPPVDTSVPFSQLPVVVIAGRPNVGKSTLFNRLSGRRSAIVSDTPGVTRDRKDAEAMLRGRRVRLIDTAGLEEAPPDSLYGRMRASSELAVAQADLVLFCIDARAGITPADAHFANWLRRQGRPVMLVANKAEGRAGTAAALEAYSLGLGAPIAVSAEHGEGLADLMGEIADRLPPEVEAESFDDDDDDSLALDGSYTEGEEVVVPPRPPGPLRLAIVGRPNAGKSTLLNRLLGEERMITGPEPGLTRDSVAVQFNDDHGPIELVDTAGMRRKARVEEVLEKMSVSATLEALKMAEIVVLTIDATLGVHDQDLQIARLIEREGRGCVLALNKWDAVEDRIVTRQAISDRIEFSLSQMRGIPVVSFSALTGSGLKRLLPTIRAAHEVWNKRIPTGELNRWFEGALERHTPPLVEGRRLKLRYMTQVKARPPTFVVFGTRAELLPEDYQRYLVNSLREAFTLPGTPIRLQLRGTKNPYAES
- a CDS encoding outer membrane protein assembly factor BamB family protein, with product MTKHDNTPSASLPDDRSPAIMATPLRRRAVLLGGLGALALPMAGCGMFDEEKKPVLAGRREDVLSVGAGLVVDQTDTTPITLPAVVANADWQQPGRTPTHEAINAQIGGMKRLWSASLGSGVGDRGVMSAEPVVADGHVFAMDGRGVVGAFDLASGARVWRTDTKPKKSRSSNIGGGLTYSNGTVYVVDGVAESLALDAATGKVKWRVNLGTPGRSAPTVSDGRMFFGTIDEKLFALDIADGKQLWMYQASSSQTIVFGQPAPAVVAGTVLAGFGSGDVAALRAETGELLWSDTLGSTGGRNSILDFSSVHGLPVISDGTAYVISVGQVLTAVDLRSGRRLWERTVGGKDGLVVAGDWLFVLSQDQQLACLDKSNGHVRWVSVLPRFRRPKVEKQAISWSGPLLANGLLVCVSDSPAHGMISVDAITGKIQEMTHTSSGSGLAPIAAAGRMLVVSNDATLSAYG